A genomic window from Bicyclus anynana chromosome 11, ilBicAnyn1.1, whole genome shotgun sequence includes:
- the LOC112049689 gene encoding uncharacterized protein LOC112049689, which produces MKIYKLQVILMYCYLCLYLSAGDPVLYPPFEFRREPREMGANKLSFPNSNFPPRAYHVPQQQIIHTGAMQSQPVPNAEKVQTENTSFSYNRFLDAVNDISGKNGEEYQMRSANQVDDVSKYKIPPTDGYARPNFDSWVPTIHDTASIYTPIQHQSSKASPKFSLLEPVSKMSGKMSGLMELIFALLGSSSNNLLTKDFKDILIEGIIKPMFVVKGGIKVLISKLSIPLVALVLINVEVLVTVWWLWDDCQKQQPQPYQPYYPQPVTDNYSYNTTY; this is translated from the coding sequence ATGAAAATATACAAGTTGCAAGTTATACTCATGTATTGTTATCTGTGCTTATATTTAAGCGCGGGAGACCCAGTTCTGTATCCGCCTTTTGAATTTCGAAGAGAGCCACGTGAAATGGGAGCGAATAAATTATcgtttccaaattcaaattttccTCCGCGCGCGTATCATGTGCCTCAGCAACAGATAATTCACACTGGCGCGATGCAATCACAACCGGTGCCAAATGCAGAAAAAGTTCAAACGGAAAATACCAGCTTCTCATACAATAGATTCCTCGATGCGGTGAACGATATTTCTGGCAAGAATGGAGAGGAATACCAAATGCGGTCGGCCAATCAAGTCGATGATGTTAGTAAGTATAAAATTCCGCCTACTGATGGTTATGCTCGACCAAATTTTGATTCCTGGGTGCCGACGATTCATGATACAGCTTCCATCTACACACCGATTCAACATCAATCAAGCAAAGCTTCGCCAAAATTCAGTTTATTGGAGCCCGTTTCAAAAATGTCAGGTAAAATGAGTGGGTTAATGGAGTTAATATTCGCACTGCTAGGTTCTAGTTCTAATAATTTACTAACGAAAGACTTTAAGGATATCCTCATTGAAGGTATAATAAAGCCGATGTTTGTGGTTAAAGGCGGTATTAAAGTATTGATTAGCAAGTTATCGATACCGCTGGTTGCAttggttttgattaatgtggAGGTGTTGGTAACCGTCTGGTGGTTGTGGGACGACTGCCAGAAACAGCAACCACAACCGTATCAACCATATTATCCGCAACCAGTGACAGATAACTACAGTTATAATactacttattaa